A part of Candidatus Dormiibacterota bacterium genomic DNA contains:
- a CDS encoding HD domain-containing phosphohydrolase — MSAAAGGDQADDTPATVLVAEDDADSERELRIHLEAAGHHVITARDGAAALRMLSAQPVDLVLCQAALSDMDGIEVCRAIKQAPATHETPVVLLIAAVDEALRQRAVGAGADDVAVMPVARDTLLTLVRAQRRITQLKSQINELEGIVVTLARAVEDRDHSSAGLAEKVAHWAMQLGSAIGLPDDQLTYLYKAALLHDVGTLSVPVGVLSKEGRLDPGEFSQVKRHPVVGEEILGPLPRADQLLPAVRHHHERVDGSGYPDGLGGDQIPLFARIIAIADAFVAMTSDRPYRRHRTKEEAIHTLEQGAGKQWDAALVDRFLELVEDTGADAISRARSAG; from the coding sequence ATGAGCGCGGCGGCGGGCGGCGACCAGGCGGACGATACCCCTGCGACCGTGCTGGTGGCCGAAGACGACGCCGACAGCGAGCGTGAGCTGCGCATCCATCTCGAGGCGGCCGGACACCACGTGATTACCGCCAGGGACGGCGCGGCGGCCTTGCGCATGCTCTCGGCGCAGCCGGTGGATCTCGTGCTCTGCCAGGCGGCACTGTCCGACATGGATGGGATCGAAGTCTGCCGGGCGATCAAGCAGGCACCCGCAACTCACGAGACCCCGGTGGTGCTGTTGATCGCGGCGGTCGACGAGGCGCTGCGACAGCGGGCGGTCGGCGCGGGGGCGGACGACGTCGCGGTCATGCCTGTGGCGCGGGACACCTTGCTGACGCTGGTGCGCGCGCAGCGTCGCATCACCCAGTTGAAGAGCCAGATTAATGAGCTCGAAGGGATCGTTGTCACACTGGCGCGCGCGGTCGAGGATCGCGATCACAGCAGCGCCGGCCTTGCCGAGAAGGTCGCCCATTGGGCCATGCAACTGGGCAGCGCAATCGGGCTGCCAGACGACCAGCTGACGTATCTCTATAAAGCTGCGTTGCTGCACGACGTTGGCACTTTGAGCGTTCCGGTTGGCGTCCTCTCCAAAGAGGGTCGGCTCGATCCCGGAGAGTTCAGCCAGGTGAAACGTCACCCCGTCGTCGGCGAGGAGATCCTCGGGCCGTTGCCTCGCGCCGACCAGCTCCTGCCGGCCGTTCGCCATCATCACGAGCGGGTTGACGGCTCCGGCTATCCGGACGGACTCGGGGGCGATCAAATTCCCCTCTTCGCACGGATCATCGCGATCGCCGACGCGTTTGTGGCAATGACCAGCGACCGTCCTTACCGGCGGCACCGCACGAAAGAAGAGGCGATCCACACACTCGAGCAGGGTGCGGGTAAGCAGTGGGATGCCGCCCTGGTCGATCGGTTCCTGGAGCTCGTCGAGGACACCGGCGCCGACGCCATTAGCAGGGCACGTTCGGCGGGTTAG
- a CDS encoding DUF3048 domain-containing protein, giving the protein MSNLNRLGSTLACGLGLLLAACGSSTATATPTPTPSRPGPAMVQIENSILARPLAGVQPANIVYEYLAEGGITRMTVIYFSPSGSQKIEPVRSARPVTLRLWHAYHGVLFFSGANIKVLQAIQDQHIPALTEGSDGGAYFARDPSRRAPHNLYTDGNRLAQGVGKYAPGVTYVLPSPAEPAASPAPAVANRIVFDQTNSHRVIYTYSAADNAYAYGTALGALVDQDTGQPIKPVNVILLQVAHHDAGFTDVNGVPAVDFDLLGTGPADVFTRGHHYTATWDLSNPELPLKIVGADGKVMRLPSGLTWFHLVDPGTPVTAS; this is encoded by the coding sequence GTGAGCAATTTGAACCGGCTCGGATCGACGCTTGCCTGTGGCCTTGGGCTGCTGCTGGCGGCCTGCGGCTCGAGCACCGCCACGGCGACCCCAACGCCGACCCCCAGCCGCCCCGGACCCGCCATGGTGCAGATCGAAAATTCGATCCTGGCGCGACCGCTGGCCGGGGTGCAGCCGGCCAACATCGTCTACGAATACCTGGCGGAAGGCGGCATCACGCGGATGACCGTGATCTACTTCTCGCCCTCGGGGAGCCAGAAGATCGAACCGGTGCGCAGCGCCCGGCCCGTAACGCTCCGGCTGTGGCACGCGTACCACGGCGTGCTCTTTTTCTCTGGCGCAAACATCAAAGTGCTGCAGGCGATCCAGGACCAGCACATCCCGGCGCTCACCGAGGGCAGCGATGGCGGCGCCTACTTTGCCCGGGATCCCAGCCGGCGGGCGCCACATAATCTCTATACCGACGGCAATCGCCTCGCCCAGGGCGTCGGTAAGTACGCCCCCGGCGTTACCTACGTGCTGCCGTCACCCGCTGAGCCCGCCGCCAGCCCGGCGCCCGCGGTCGCGAATCGTATCGTGTTCGACCAGACAAATTCCCACCGCGTCATCTACACCTACTCGGCCGCGGACAACGCGTACGCCTACGGCACGGCGCTCGGCGCGCTTGTGGACCAGGACACGGGTCAGCCGATCAAACCCGTAAACGTCATCCTGCTCCAGGTCGCGCATCACGACGCCGGCTTCACCGACGTCAACGGTGTGCCGGCTGTCGACTTCGACCTGCTAGGCACCGGTCCGGCTGATGTCTTCACCCGGGGTCATCACTACACGGCCACCTGGGACCTGTCGAACCCCGAGCTGCCCCTGAAGATCGTCGGCGCCGATGGCAAGGTGATGCGGCTTCCCAGCGGATTGACCTGGTTCCATCTGGTCGATCCAGGGACGCCTGTCACGGCGTCCTGA
- a CDS encoding nucleotidyltransferase family protein — translation MRRPGAQGRDPSRLIAGILLAAGQSTRFGRQKLLEPWRGEPLVRKTARCFLEAGLRPLVAVVSPDPRLIEALAGLALTTVENAHPENGISSSIAIGLRALPETTDAALIGVGDQPYLTAEVIEELVRAFSPGRIVVPRWGDHRGNPPVFDRRFFAELLTLRGDRGGQGVIAAHPDAVVEVPFAARLGDDVDRPEDWPS, via the coding sequence TTGCGTCGACCAGGAGCTCAAGGCCGCGACCCCAGCCGTCTGATCGCCGGGATTCTGCTCGCCGCCGGGCAGTCGACGCGGTTCGGACGCCAGAAGCTGCTCGAACCGTGGCGTGGTGAGCCACTGGTCCGCAAGACCGCTCGCTGCTTCCTCGAGGCCGGCCTTCGACCGCTCGTTGCCGTTGTCTCGCCCGACCCTCGCCTGATCGAGGCCCTCGCCGGCCTTGCGCTGACGACGGTCGAGAATGCCCATCCCGAAAACGGCATCAGTAGCTCGATCGCCATCGGCCTGCGTGCGCTCCCGGAAACGACGGACGCCGCCTTGATCGGCGTCGGAGACCAGCCTTATCTCACAGCGGAGGTCATTGAGGAACTCGTCCGTGCATTCTCACCGGGGCGGATCGTCGTCCCTCGTTGGGGCGACCACCGGGGAAACCCACCGGTGTTCGATCGTCGATTCTTCGCCGAGTTGCTGACGCTGCGTGGTGATCGGGGTGGTCAGGGCGTGATCGCGGCCCACCCGGATGCAGTCGTCGAGGTCCCTTTCGCTGCGAGGCTCGGCGATGATGTCGATCGCCCCGAAGACTGGCCCTCTTAG
- a CDS encoding SRPBCC family protein — MVITTRFELGAPVESAWAYLLDVPKIAHCVPGASLTEVIDDKTYAGKVEVKLGPIGVSYKGRIKIESMDETTHTVNIRAEGAETRGRGGASATMTAQLEPSAKGTSVVMTTDLAVSGVVAQFGRSGIMQEVAQRMAQRFASCVDQELKAATPAV; from the coding sequence ATGGTGATCACCACTCGTTTCGAGCTTGGCGCCCCCGTCGAGTCCGCTTGGGCATACCTGCTTGACGTGCCGAAGATCGCGCACTGCGTCCCGGGCGCGTCGCTCACCGAGGTGATCGACGACAAGACCTACGCCGGCAAGGTCGAGGTCAAACTCGGACCGATCGGCGTCTCCTACAAGGGGCGGATCAAGATCGAGAGCATGGACGAGACGACGCACACCGTGAACATCAGGGCCGAGGGCGCGGAAACGCGCGGCCGAGGCGGCGCCTCCGCCACGATGACGGCGCAGCTCGAGCCGAGTGCGAAGGGGACGAGCGTCGTGATGACCACCGACCTGGCGGTGAGCGGCGTGGTGGCGCAGTTCGGGCGCAGCGGCATCATGCAAGAGGTCGCTCAGCGCATGGCCCAACGGTTCGCCAGTTGCGTCGACCAGGAGCTCAAGGCCGCGACCCCAGCCGTCTGA